TTGATCCAACATTGCCCTCATTTGCTCGTGAGCAGACATGGTggtataattgtttaatgtttcctctaaaataaacaacttaGATAACACTGAAAATCAACCACACACACTTATATTTAGATCATtatgaatattgtatttaaataaagatttttgtgCTTCTGCAAGCTTAAATGAATTTTTGTCTTTCGTAAGCAGAAGCATTAGCCAACCAAGCAAAATGGCGCTCCACACATCACGCAGCGCGCTCTTCCTAGTTCCTACTCATAGATTATATATAAGAACTAAAATAACagatacataataatacaattacattttgtgaattataatcagattgGTATATTATGATGATGTATCATATACGTGAAAAAGCTTATTTCcacctaatataatataataaaagatgttattgattttttacgGGGGGTCgggaaactttttttaatatattattataaaaacttgatACAAATCTCTTTTgctatattatagaaataatcaTCTCATGAGAAGGAAGAAATTAAGAGAAATTTGCTAGAATTTCTAAATAGGATGATTATGGTATTTCGTCATGATAATACTAGACCATACACCGCTCTAACACCGCTCAGAAAAAAATTTGGCTAGGCGTTCATACATATCATGCGAAAGCCTCGACCTTCTGATTTGCACCTGTTTCGGTCTTCTCAGAATGCTAGTCTTTAATGTCTTTAGGTGTTTAGAGCATTCCTACTTCCTATACTTAAATGTTACAACTTGACTTCTGTGAAATATGAACGAAACAGTAATTTACACTCATGTCTCATGTTTTTATGTGGTTGTGGACTGTGGTTGTGACGACCGTAAActcatttattaaaagaatgGATGAGGATGCAATTcagctttttaaattttatgaaattaagtatttttgcTTAATTTTCTTTCACCACTGCAGACTGCAATCGTAGAAGAAATATTTGAgaccaatttaaattttatgcataatttctaaaacttttgttaatACAATGACAACTTTATACAAACATGTCATACAAAATGTCAATATTCAATAACAAAACTCGGCCTTAGTCGATGACAGGTCACGGAATATGCGAgttttcatttttcaatccATAAGGGCTAAAGCATAATCGAGACCtcagaatattttataaagataatatatcaaaataaattgttttccaAATACCTGATATGAAATGTTATtctgatttaatatattttaaacagcaAGAACATGATTTTACGGCCTAGAGTAGGTTCAACTCGTTAGAGGTTGAATTGTTTACAAACATTGTTTCCTTCAAAAATGGAATATTTTAAGGTTCTTATCCCTAACTTGCCTCAGAATGGCAaggaaacattattaaaaggtTACATTACCCAAGACGACAAGTGCCattgcaatatttatttcacagAGAGTTTTGAATTGCAGCAGAATCTAGATGAGAAATTATCAGCTGATGATGACACCACTATCTTTGGTTATTTCCGTAATGAACCATCACAATTAAtgaacaaaaacattaaaaataaaatttgtttatatgatTCTGTTAATCCTAGGGTCACTGAATTAGTCCTAAATGGTAAAGTAATTCAAGGTtgcaagtttatttttatatgttatgaTATTAACAAAGTCATCAATTCAGAAACATTAGATGTATCTTGCAAAGAACTTATGTATGTTAGAGAATTAGTTAAAAGAAAAAGCAATTATCCTCAAAATATTGCTGAGTATGCACCTAAATATAGAATACCACATATGTTTTCTTCTTCAATGTTTATTCAACATATTTTCaactgtattaatttattaaattggttaaaaaatacattgagaaaaaaggaaaaagtaagtatgttattatatgatataattGCCTGTTAagttgttattaaaatgttttgcaCATTagctataaataacatatgtATCAGGGGTATTGTGTGCAGGCTTAAATTAAAAGCTTGCACAAAAATACCTAGTTTTTAGAATTCTCCTAAAAGTTATTTGATTTCCAAACCACCACACATAATCTGGCCAAGCTATGTGTAACACTAATGcacaaattttaaacataattttctaaattccagatatcaataaaacaaggaaattatattttagcattagttattgatattattttggGTTATTATATCttggaaatattattttacgataGGAAAGAAATTGGTGTACTCTTACTTGGAATTTTAGAGGTAGGCGGTTGTACTTTTCAtttatagtattattaatttaattataacaagaatttaaatgttaatgcAGCAGTAAAATCTCAGCAAAATTTTCCCTAAATTATAAGATATATGTacaataactatttataaaaattggcatttcatattcttataaaaatatcatttgcAACTAACCCAAATTAGTATATTTtcaagttaataattaatgatagTAGTACTTTAAATTAGGTTTCACTTTAAGCCTCATTATGACTAATataggtaataatatatttaagttttccaGAAATTGGTAAACTCTATGTATTCACTACTAAAATGGCTAATGGGAGCTCCAGCAGGATTAAAGTTGAATAatgcatttaataaaatgctgGGTAAATATTTCTCATACCATGTGGAATTATGGTGGTTGTTTTTGGGTGAGTAgagttttattgtattaataaatcatttcaCTGTACAACACTTTAAGTGTTATGCCAGGAAAAGAGAActattatcaatattaaagtttatagTATGATAATGCTATGCTTATAAATGGTATGTTAGTTATGAATAATTGAtgttaataagaaaaataataataataatatatataggtaatatCCAGATTCAGTAAAAAATTGTCTTTCTCTAATTTGCATCTTAATCGAAGGCTTACTAAATATAccctaaaactaaaataaatgtgtaaCTTTTATGTGctataaatcttttaaaaaacttaatgtaGAAGTTGCTATCACTTTTATTGGTTTTTCGAAGTTGTCTGTGTTGAAATCGTTCCATGCCCAATTGGAACCAGCCATAGCCAGAGTTCtgtattccaaattcaaaagtttTCATGGCTAACTGGCAGATTTAATGTTCAGTGCCACCTAGTATAAGTTTAACATTGGaagttatgtttatataatgaaGCGTTATGAAATTGCAGATGTATCAAGTGAACGATTGGATTTAATATTGCATATTTATCAATACTTGGGTTACTTAGGACTGACGTTCCAAGCTGCTATTATATCAGATATGTTGTGTGTAACAACATTTCATTCATATTGCATTTATGTTTATGCAGCAaggtaattaaatcaaaaataaaattacaatcatTGGTCTTGGCTTCAGATATTTGTGTttcaattttgataatttttctttatattagtagattttgGGTTTTAAGATCTGCtttcgaaccaattccacTTAGGGACCTTCAAAAGGAAAAAAGAAAGGAGCGTACTGACAAACGCACTTGCGGCACTTCTGGCAGTGTAAGTTAGGCGGTGTCATTTAAAGTCAggtgagtctcctgcccgATTGCCCCttttctatgaaaaaaaattgcacatAGATAAATTTGTATACATTCTGAATTCATACTCACTCAGGGTTGATACGCGCGTCTAGTCAAATggtaaatagaaatatacattttaataggtactttttatttaatagtaataattagaGCCAAAACACTGACTCCAATTCTcggagtaataaaaatatatttcaatcttTGGCTGGCATAGCATATAGCATAACAAAGCCCTTTTAAGTCTAGGCCTCTGTATCCGTTTTCgtcattatttgttttttcttaataggcaagtaggtgattagccttctATGCCCGACACACGCCCTCGACTtttaaggcatgccggtttcctcacgacgttttcTTTGGTGGCCGTCAttcgaacccacgacctcagggatgagagaagaaacgctgaagccactagaccaacactgcagTGTCAAAACTtagtgtttattatatatttatacgtaCGTATAAATATAGGGTTCTCATTAATcaacaacatttatttctcTTCAGACTATTCAACATACAAATATCAGGCCTCACTGCTATGCTACGGTTATTTGTTGGACGAAAGTACAATCCATTAAGAAATTGCATAGATTCATGTGAATACACGAATCAGGAGCTATTTGTGGGAACCGTagcttttacaatattattactcCTGCTGCCTACAACGCTTATGTACTACATTGTTTTTACAATGGTAAGTAAATGGGTATTTCACCAAGAAACACGTCATAATGTGAATTTATATCAAGTTGctagcaataataataatctatacttactaattttataaagagaTAGTTCATAAGTTGTAGTAgttgcttttaaaaattattttaccaatGGAAAGCGTTATTTGTTTTAAGCTATTAACCGAAAAAGTAAAAGACTTTCTCCAAAACTTTTCAAACGCTTTAACGATGAGAGATATGATTGAGTTCTAGAGGAAAATTGTAAAGCTTGATAATGCCTACATGTCAATGACACCATATTTAGTCtagcttttatataaatacgtcATGTCTGGGaacaataaaatcaaatacagtcaaaatctgttttatcgacatcgaagggactactgatatttggtcgtaaaaaccgatgaCGCTGTTATTAAGTACCAAAGAAAATAGAATgcttttggtcaatataaccggtatgttctaaacgatatcgtcgtaaacggttttgactgtatctTAAAATGAAGAAggtttaggtatataatttttcaagatTTACGGGCCGGTCGtactattgtatttttataaattccttaaaacAGTGGCCTGGTCCTACTCTATGGGtcgttaaatttgttttataggcaagtaagtcTTCTTAGCCTGACATGTCAATTTGCATCTACAACATGTAGGtatcctcacaatgtttttttcttttatccaTCGAACTAACGTCCATTACGTGCCTAGAAAGAGAATTCAATTGGTGCTCCGCCCGGGGTTTGACCGATCTCAGATTGAGAATAGCATGCTTAAAGTTACCGAAAGTATTTTTCTATTTGAATTGTTTTACCCATTTAACGTGTATGAACTCAAGTCAGGAAATGCAAGAGGCCAAGATGCGATTTTCTAAAAGCAATTTCAGTGAGTTTTTAGTACTACAAACtcttcataaattgtataatattctaCGTTATAGTTTCGCGTGCTATCACTATTAGCGCAGTATGTCTTGGCTAGACTGATCCACTTCGTGCAAACACTACCgttatatgttattatattatggaTAACACGCTCACCTAAATTGGcaggtaattaaaaatttatataatgattATGATACTTTGTTTCACGGTCCACTTCATTATTTcagcattttcttttgcgaactgtggaatcgactcccgatAAAGATCTTCCCTAGGAGATACGACCTCTATTTAAAAGAGAGCCTCAAAGGCACCTataatgggtgtctatgggctgggGTGACTGAATTTTATGGCTCGTTTCCCGCCTATATTCTagaatttcaaatattataaaacagtaTTTAAAGTTCTCTTTTAATTGAATTGCTTGGTAATGttggaattattttataaatcttcATTTtccagtatttattttaaagcatcgaaaattgattgatttaaatacatgtttcaggagaaatatatattgaagAGCAGCAGAGTAGCGAATCGCATTTGATgctaaacattaaattatttaataaaccgTTGAAAAAACTCATGAACTATTTTAAACCTCCAGTTGAAATAACGAAGGATGTGGAATGGACTAATATTATATCAAGCGTGTTCACGGGAAAGcaaattatatgaatataaataaatgaagtatAATTGGAgacattttgatttaataaaaaaaatgtgatttCAAACCCAAGTTTAATTTCTCAACCGACCTTAATAAGTTTAGACATAGTATTAGAGttattaagtattgttattattgtaaaatacgAACAATACGTAAATAGAATAGTTAACGTAAAAAAATCGCGTGAATAGAAttactgaaaatattttaaataaatgtttatatttatttaccttttCTACGTGAAAAGGAACGTATCGTATTGGTGTCCACGAAAACTTGGTCtgtacaaaaacattttactaaGACTCATAATAGTTTTAACAAACATGCTATCTTTGATACACCAACTtcgaaaattcaaataatataaaaggaaTGATAcaccatatttttaattaaataaaacacatacgccagaacttatttattatactttgatattatttccgcacaaaaatataaattgtgttgTCACCACACGTGAATATAAATGCTAATAATTACTATTCGCATTAGACTGGGTTATTACAAACTAACAATAGTGAAAATTAACATACAATTTTCGACAtaggaattaaattttttgaccACATCATTTATCCAAAATCATCTTAAAATTCATCGAAACAACACGTTTCAATTAACCACGAAATTAGTAGTAACCGACTTTAAATAAGAactagtatttaaatataacttaatagCACTTAAGAATCGatacaaataaaagaatataattatttgactATGCCTAGTAGAATTCAGATCACTTCTATTTAAATGGCTGCCGTAACGAATGCAGTAATTTGTACATGTTATATATTGTCTAAGGCAAGAAAGTCAACTTAATCCATGCTATTAGGAATGTAAAAACGAttgtgttaattaatttagtattCACTGATGTTAGtcacaaaaaaatacctgtAAGATTATCAAGAACGTTGAGCATTTCTGAATTTTTGCTAAGACGCTAAAGTAAATCTATTAAGGTaaccatttataatgattgCATTCAAGAAAGAAACTACCATCTACTAATTTCAATCcctatatacattttacgaATAACGGTTGGTTACTGTTATTGCATAGCACCGTCTAACGACGctcgtaaattaattttagtaaaatctcTTCTTAtacaatctatttatttatttctagaaaAGTTCTTTTACGGAAAAACTAATAAGTTACGACCAAAGTTTAAAAATCCTACTTTAAAATGAACTGTAAccttataagaaaatatttgatacaTGTTAtgaattgataattttttaatatttttgaaaatacctTTACCGAACCTACCATTACCCGTAAAACTATTGGAACTATCGATCACATCGTAAACTTTATTAGTGCTAACAATTTCATAGTACTatgttatttacataaaacctccgataaaaaatatacaatattcctACACATATCTGAATGATAGACTATCGAAAATTGTTTGCCCTTAGGTATGATATCGACTTGCCTGTATTGTGATGGTCGTGACGTCACAAAGCAAAGCGTGGCTGTCAACGGTGGGTAGGCCGaaaataacttatattatCATCACAGATAATAGTAAGGAAATGTGATTACGATCACAGTACAAAGCTTTCATATATAGTAtgatactataaaataaaaaaccggGAGATAGGCAAGTCTTAGTTCTTGAGTACACACCTGTAGTCCTTATTCACTTCCGAAGCTGAGTTTGGCGAATGCTCTTTAGGTCTAACCGTACCACGACACGATGCTAACTTTGATTCCAAAGCCTACAATGAAGAAAATTACATATGAATGATGTTATTAGTAATGAAGTTAGGTGCAAAAGCCTCCACCTCAACGTCTACTCTACATTAACAAtacttacaaaaatacaatatacacGAAATTGTGATGTACATAGTAcgttaaaatacatttaaaaatcaattccTGGTTTACACCATAGTACTTTAGGATAACATATGTTCGTTTAACAAGAAGAATAAAATACATAGGTTTCATGTTAATTCATTTTCACAACTACCCTCTTATGCGGAATTAATATCTAACGAGCACCATTTGTACAAtacatatctaaaaataaagctATCAAAACTGTAAATTcgttttttctttctcttgGCCTTTCTTTAAGTTCAAGAAATTTTCTAGTCCCTCTCTGGACCGCACTATGAAGGATCTTCGTAGCTTCCCATCGTTTTGTATGGACCTTTGAAATGGTTGATCAGAGCACCTTTGTCTGGTCTCTATGTGCGGTTTTAAATCCGGTTTCCGTAATTCAACTGAATCAATTGAATTCTCTGATTCCTTTTGATCAACGAACTCGTGAGGTGGAGAACTTTGCTCGGTGAAACACGCGCATTTGACCTTACCACATTCGCGGCAAAGAAACCTCTCAAGCtgcaagcaataaataccATGCACTACAATGTACACAACCatgcaaaataaaattagctCAGCTAAACTACGAGTTACACGTTTTACGGATAAGCTGTTATATAATACATGACGCTGAAAACAAAAGCAACACTACATGTCTTTGAATACTTGCAATAAACTTTCGTAAAAATAGTGATTATaggcaaaaatataataaaaattaaaattgaatcatTACATTAGCTgcataaacaaaaactttattgaACATGTAATTAGTGTATTCAGTTATCATGTTCATCAAAACAATGAGATTGTTTAAATACATGGCAAATTAATGGTTCCAAAGAAATGTGTTTCGATATTCGGTCGTTATCACGTTTCGTTTgcgaatttattttatcgatTTGCAAACAAGATTTGAGAATATATACATTTCAAAATGCTACTTTTGTTTTCAAAATACCCTAACATagttaattcaataaatacatatatggaCATTCTATCGAGaagatatatataagaaaaacataattattaacaatgtATTGACGTGATACAATAAGCACAAAAATCAATATGGCGCAGTGAAATTACCACCGTTTGCTTTACGTTACTATCGTAACAACCTCTAGTTGTTCTAGATACTGaaatctatatacatatttccattttatgtacaaaataaaaataaagggatataaagtaaatatttactattaacttatatataaaaagcatacaacaataaataaaaaatataacaaatacacaatataaatcatattaacaaataacaatacttaaaataaaataatttgaagcACATTGAAATATCACAATTAAGTTATATCAATTCAAATTTAGGAACTATACAAGGacaatgaaattatttaaattcaaatcataaaaaaatattatttttgaataataataataaaaaggttCACTGTAAAAACTAACTAAGACAAACACCAATAGCGATATGCCTTCCAAAAATGAATACCCAAATTGCTAAAATGATAAGAGTGCAAAATACTGCTAAAGATTTACTACTACTCACCCCCACTTTCCGAAGAAGATCGCCCACCAAGTTTATAGCTGACACTCTAGATGATGGAGTCATTGCATTTCCATTTATTTCCCCTATTAAATGAGTAACAATATGATGAAAGATTGGTTAGACTTtcacaagaaataaaatattttaaagtcataGAGGATATACATAGAGATTGATAGAATATAAAAGCCATGGAAATATCAGGGGTCTGTTGTTTACATGAAAGTATAGTACCTATATGTTGTAAATgactttatttttacatatgcATGATTGATGTTGAACTAAATCTGAACaggtttagttatttaaatgtacGAATTAAACAACAGTTGCTAGcactaaatttataaatgacaAAAGCTCACTTCTTTGGGGAGATGCTATAGATGTTTGTGTCTCAATTTCAACTTGAGCTCGGGCAGTAGTGTGGCCATTGCACACCTCTGGTGCACTATCTTCTTTCTTTGGTGTAGGTATTTTCTCTACTACTTTTAATTCTTGTTTAAGATCTAGAAATATGtcaaacaaaatgtttaaaaaatactgtaaaataatgtagctacaatactttttagaaaaataaattaatatattatgttggtGTCAGATAAGTAAGTTATGATACatgttatgaaataataaataatacaattattttttcttaaaaaaaaacttaggaTTTTTTTTGGAATCAAGCTCAGTTAAAAGCATTACTACACCACActgaaagaaacaaaaaaaaactaaagctatataaattatataagaatttcatacatttatctattaaagaagtttcactttcactgaattttttttaatgccatTTTCAATAACCAATTAGAACAACGCCAAAAATAAATAGGCCCTAGTCCAGACTCAAGTAAATCAAGAACAAGATATACCTCTTGCTTCATCATTTGCACGTTGCAATTTTATTCTGAGATTCTCAATTTCATCCACCTCGCTTTCCAGTACTGCATTTCTTTCATATGCTTGATTTAATAGTTGTTCTATACATGCTACTGATTCTGATATGACTCTGTGAAAAGTTTcaactaatttaaattgttcacTTACTGATTTTACATATCAATGACATACTATTACTTAAATAGTTAACTGATTAAACTCCAAAACCAATAACAGGATAATCAATACATCTGtaactttaatataacattattaatctttttgtatattatatcaaCAACACATTcagacaattttttaaagagtaagttaaaattattataccttTGTCCtctttctaaatcatcatttttttgttctatttcTCTTACATAAATAGCTTgtttttccttttctttttttaatgcttGTAACTCATTTTCCAAGGCATTTGTCTCATGTTGACTTCTATCTAGTTTATTctgaagaaaaaataaaagggtAAGTAACTATTAAACTATTTCTTTCTTTATGATTTCTAGTTAGGTAACTTACAAAAACCACCCAATGTCATAATATGATTGTGTGATTGTGTCATTATGTTGTTTGGGCACTTACCACAAAAGCTGGAGGACTAGTCCTATACTAAACATTAGGTTCAGAAGAGTGTgtatgaaaacaaaattgcACATcactaattatatataatgtttcaTGACCAACTACAACTGCATTAAAATCCTTGAAATCAACaagaacattattttaatatgttcagTAATTCACTTACCCTAAGTTGTTCTATTTCCATTTTAAGCCTTTGGTTTTGGCGTTCCAGATCTCTGTTCTGATTTTCTACTTGTCCTAGGGAGGCTTCCAATTCTCTTTCGAGTTGAGCAGAATTTTCTGTATATTCATCCAATTCCTGTTGTAGTTCATTAGctctaaacaataataaagtatgaaattaagttttattctaTAATCAATATTGTTTCTATAGTGTACTCACTTTCGTTCAAAATTAGATGCCTGTTCTTTCCAATATTCTATTGAATTAGGATCTAATTTCTGTGTAGAATCCATGACTATTTGTTAGTCACTGAATTATTggaagttttgtttaatttgagATTACGAATCAATGCAAACAGAAAATCACCTAGaaaattatgatttgaaaattcTTATCTCTAATTGGTAACAAGTCCTAATTAGAGCGaacttagtttatttaataatataattttcacaAAACGCAACGCAAAATAGGAAACAACATTCGCACTATAGATTAAAATACGACAGATTCTAAGAGTTTAATACTATGGTTAATGTTATAGTAGACTGTAGAACAGACGTTAGTTGACACTTATGTCATATGTGTATTCAAGCCTCAAGGTAtagataaagttttaatagagTCTGTGCGGTAAGAGAATCGACACAGCACGGCGTTTCACAGGGTTCATTTTCGTAATTTGACGAATTCCCGTTAGGAGGTgatgtgcgttttccaattacagcactagagcgcattatgcggcataatgctcaacgttgaatgttccaactacagcaacgcttcgcacaattgagcactctcaaagctaatgctctcgcgtgcttctcgcaataaataccaacacagtgacagaaatatgaccagtgtttttctttaagttggcatttatcgaaa
This Pieris napi chromosome 16, ilPieNapi1.2, whole genome shotgun sequence DNA region includes the following protein-coding sequences:
- the LOC125057567 gene encoding nuclear distribution protein nudE homolog 1 isoform X1 — encoded protein: MDSTQKLDPNSIEYWKEQASNFERKANELQQELDEYTENSAQLERELEASLGQVENQNRDLERQNQRLKMEIEQLRNKLDRSQHETNALENELQALKKEKEKQAIYVREIEQKNDDLERGQRVISESVACIEQLLNQAYERNAVLESEVDEIENLRIKLQRANDEARDLKQELKVVEKIPTPKKEDSAPEVCNGHTTARAQVEIETQTSIASPQRREINGNAMTPSSRVSAINLVGDLLRKVGLERFLCRECGKVKCACFTEQSSPPHEFVDQKESENSIDSVELRKPDLKPHIETRQRCSDQPFQRSIQNDGKLRRSFIVRSREGLENFLNLKKGQEKEKTNLQF
- the LOC125057567 gene encoding nuclear distribution protein nudE homolog 1 isoform X2, whose product is MDSTQKLDPNSIEYWKEQASNFERKANELQQELDEYTENSAQLERELEASLGQVENQNRDLERQNQRLKMEIEQLRNKLDRSQHETNALENELQALKKEKEKQAIYVREIEQKNDDLERGQRVISESVACIEQLLNQAYERNAVLESEVDEIENLRIKLQRANDEARDLKQELKVVEKIPTPKKEDSAPEVCNGHTTARAQVEIETQTSIASPQRREINGNAMTPSSRVSAINLVGDLLRKVGALESKLASCRGTVRPKEHSPNSASEVNKDYRCVLKN
- the LOC125057566 gene encoding phosphatidylinositol N-acetylglucosaminyltransferase subunit Q isoform X3 — encoded protein: MYSLLKWLMGAPAGLKLNNAFNKMLGKYFSYHVELWWLFLDVSSERLDLILHIYQYLGYLGLTFQAAIISDMLCVTTFHSYCIYVYAARLFNIQISGLTAMLRLFVGRKYNPLRNCIDSCEYTNQELFVGTVAFTILLLLLPTTLMYYIVFTMFRVLSLLAQYVLARLIHFVQTLPLYVIILWITRSPKLAGEIYIEEQQSSESHLMLNIKLFNKPLKKLMNYFKPPVEITKDVEWTNIISSVFTGKQII
- the LOC125057566 gene encoding phosphatidylinositol N-acetylglucosaminyltransferase subunit Q isoform X1, with translation MEYFKVLIPNLPQNGKETLLKGYITQDDKCHCNIYFTESFELQQNLDEKLSADDDTTIFGYFRNEPSQLMNKNIKNKICLYDSVNPRVTELVLNGKVIQGCKFIFICYDINKVINSETLDVSCKELMYVRELVKRKSNYPQNIAEYAPKYRIPHMFSSSMFIQHIFNCINLLNWLKNTLRKKEKISIKQGNYILALVIDIILGYYILEILFYDRKEIGVLLLGILEKLVNSMYSLLKWLMGAPAGLKLNNAFNKMLGKYFSYHVELWWLFLDVSSERLDLILHIYQYLGYLGLTFQAAIISDMLCVTTFHSYCIYVYAARLFNIQISGLTAMLRLFVGRKYNPLRNCIDSCEYTNQELFVGTVAFTILLLLLPTTLMYYIVFTMFRVLSLLAQYVLARLIHFVQTLPLYVIILWITRSPKLAGEIYIEEQQSSESHLMLNIKLFNKPLKKLMNYFKPPVEITKDVEWTNIISSVFTGKQII
- the LOC125057566 gene encoding phosphatidylinositol N-acetylglucosaminyltransferase subunit Q isoform X2, which codes for MEYFKVLIPNLPQNGKETLLKGYITQDDKCHCNIYFTESFELQQNLDEKLSADDDTTIFGYFRNEPSQLMNKNIKNKICLYDSVNPRVTELVLNGKVIQGCKFIFICYDINKVINSETLDVSCKELMYVRELVKRKSNYPQNIAEYAPKYRIPHMFSSSMFIQHIFNCINLLNWLKNTLRKKEKKLVNSMYSLLKWLMGAPAGLKLNNAFNKMLGKYFSYHVELWWLFLDVSSERLDLILHIYQYLGYLGLTFQAAIISDMLCVTTFHSYCIYVYAARLFNIQISGLTAMLRLFVGRKYNPLRNCIDSCEYTNQELFVGTVAFTILLLLLPTTLMYYIVFTMFRVLSLLAQYVLARLIHFVQTLPLYVIILWITRSPKLAGEIYIEEQQSSESHLMLNIKLFNKPLKKLMNYFKPPVEITKDVEWTNIISSVFTGKQII